One Silene latifolia isolate original U9 population chromosome 4, ASM4854445v1, whole genome shotgun sequence DNA segment encodes these proteins:
- the LOC141653064 gene encoding protein OSB1, mitochondrial-like, which translates to MATLMSTLSFTPLTPVKTQLPIKFPSQQSPLSLSFSLRHNIKQLVCKPVPRCSFENRDSYEQMEEYPKPSDIQWKKELCNSVQLIGIVGLPVQITHLSSGKVVASTRLAVWKSATETSWINLTFWDELARVAHQHVQKGNQIYVSGRLLSDTVESEDGKQQVYYKVVVQQLNFVEKTSPSPVSLYDESYSSTTSAAKFNNSAAPGKLSTQELWQAFFANPTEWWDNRNNKKNPKYPDFKHKDTGEALWVEGRYNPAWVKSQLEILDSRMQSRQNQDEPGLFSYLNGGL; encoded by the exons ATGGCGACATTAATGTCAACTCTAAGCTTCACACCACTAACCCCTGTCAAAACTCAACTACCCATCAAATTCCCTTCTCAACAATCCCCTTTATCCCTCTCCTTTTCTCTGAGGCATAACATCAAACAGTTGGTGTGCAAGCCAGTACCGCGTTGTTCATTCGAAAACCGGGACTCTTATGAGCAAATGGAAGAGTACCCTAAGCCCTCAGACATTCAATGGAAGAAGGAGTTGTGTAATTCTGTTCAACTTATTGGGATTGTGGGTTTGCCTGTACAAATTACCCACCTTAGCTCTGGTAAAGTTGTCGCTTCGACCCGTCTTGCTGTCTGGAAATCGGCTACTGAGACTAGTTG GATCAATTTGACATTCTGGGATGAATTGGCTCGTGTAGCGCACCAGCATGTGCAGAAAGGTAACCAGATATATGTTTCTGGTCGTCTGCTGTCAGATACTGTTGAAAGTGAAGATGGGAAGCAGCAAGTCTACTATAAG GTAGTAGTGCAGCAGCTAAATTTTGTGGAAAAAACCTCTCCTTCTCCAGTTTCTTTGTATGATGAAAGCTATAGTTCAACAACATCAG CTGCAAAATTCAATAACTCAGCTGCACCTGGTAAGCTTTCCACTCAGGAGCTATGGCAAGCTTTTTTTGCTAACCCAACGGAATGGTGGGATAACAGGAACAACAAG AAAAATCCAAAATATCCCGACTTCAAACACAAGGATACTGGCGAAGCTTTGTGGGTTGAGGGAAGGTATAATCCTGCGTGGGTAAAATCTCAATTGGAAATATTGGATTCGAGAATGCAATCTCGTCAAAACCAGGATGAACCTGGTCTTTTCAGTTATTTGAATGGTGGTCTCTAG